From Juglans regia cultivar Chandler chromosome 8, Walnut 2.0, whole genome shotgun sequence, the proteins below share one genomic window:
- the LOC109014980 gene encoding protein NDL2-like isoform X3 yields MGESSDSASIHIDMLPFGGKEFVVKTSKGLISVFVCGDQEKPALITYPDVALNHISCFQGLFFCSDAASLLLHNFCIYHIDAPGHEVGAEVISPDAPLLCVNDLADQVAEVLDYFGLKEVMCVGVTAGAYILTLFAMKYTERVLGLILVSPICKAPSWTEWLYNKVLLNLLYFYGMCGVLKECLLQRYFSKELRSGLHGAESDIIHTFRRLLDERQSLNVMRFLEAINTFSCGA; encoded by the exons ATGGGCGAGTCAAGTGACTCAGCTTCCATTCACATTGATATGTTGCCATTTGGAGGGAAG GAGTTTGTGGTGAAGACAAGCAAAGGTTTAATCTCTGTGTTTGTATGTGGAGACCAAGAAAAGCCTGCTTTGATTACATATCCAGATGTTGCTCTCAATC ACATATCTTGTTTCCAAGGCCTATTCTTTTGCTCGGATGCAGCTTCTTTGCTGCTTCATAACTTCTGCATTTATCACATTGATGCCCCAGGCCATGAG GTAGGAGCTGAAGTCATTTCTCCAGATGCTCCATTGCTTTGCGTCAATGACCTTGCAGACCAGGTAGCTGAAGTTCTTGATTACTTCGG GCTGAAGGAAGTTATGTGCGTAGGTGTAACAGCTGGTGCTTACATTCTTACCCTCTTTGCA ATGAAATACACAGAGCGAGTACTTGGGTTGATTCTTGTGTCCCCAATTTGTAAAGCACCCTCATGGACTGAGTGGCTTTACAATAAG GTATTGCTGAATCTGTTATACTTTTATGGCATGTGTGGTGTCCTGAAGGAGTGCCTCCTCCAGCGTTACTTTAGTAAG GAACTTAGGAGTGGCTTGCATGGTGCAGAATCTGACATAATACACACTTTCAGAAGG TTACTGGATGAAAGGCAAAGTTTGAATGTCATGCGTTTCCTTGAAGCAATTAACAC